In Chrysoperla carnea chromosome 2, inChrCarn1.1, whole genome shotgun sequence, the following proteins share a genomic window:
- the LOC123293316 gene encoding arrestin domain-containing protein 17-like, translating into MSLRNCDIVFNNQDKTYYPGQTVKGIVNFSFNFPKEIRGISIKFEGEATTKWTKRNGGNRRRRPRYFTATEEFFKFQYYLLGSQTGDRIEIPAGTHSYSFSCVLPSTLPASFEGKFGHIRYTVKITLDIPWESNQENETAFIIISTIDLNLNPQVKTPIDVSFRKNFGSTCLGCCEAGSITMIGSLPYTGYVSGQEIPLSLEIDNNSDVEFESIHVELKKKILFHSQRPSRRTKKLVETVWELIIQLNDGFMNSNTICTPIAIPALPPSLEHCSIIDLDYEIKVYVNFKGIRGGAYIKIPIIIGTIPLTSSQLGATAIGFMVNSTESSAPPETLNSDITLDPDAPPPPYCSLYPNMRT; encoded by the exons ATGAGCTTAAGAAATTGTGACATTGTATTCAATAATCAAGATAAAACTTATTATCCTGGACAAACTGTAAAAGGAATAGTCAATTTctcatttaattttccaaaagagATTCGTG gtatttcgataaaatttgagGGTGAAGCGACAACAAAATGGACAAAACGTAATGGAGGAAATCGTCGGAGGAGACCTCGATATTTCACCGCTACcgaagaatttttcaaatttcaatactATTTGTTAGGTTCACAAACAG gTGATAGAATAGAAATTCCAGCAGGAACGCATTcgtattcattttcatgtgtatTACCATCAACTTTACCAGCCTCTTTTGAAGGAAAGTTTGGCCATATACGTTATACAGTAAAGATAACATTGGATATACCTTGGGAGTCTAATCAAGAGAATGAAACTgcatttatcattatttcaaCAATAGACTTAAATTTAAATCCACAAGTCAAG ACACCAATAGACGTatcatttcgaaaaaattttggaagtACCTGTCTTGGGTGTTGTGAAGCTGGTTCTATTACAATGATAGGATCATTACCGTATACCGGTTATGTTTCTGGCCAAGAAATTCCTTTATCTTtagaaattgataataattcagACGTGGAATTTGAAAGTATTCATGTAGAATTAAAAAAG aaaatattatttcattctcAACGGCCATCCAGACGCACAAAGAAACTTGTTGAAACAGTTTGGGAacttataattcaattaaatgacGGATTTATGAATTCGAATACCATTTGTACACCAATCGCGATTCCAGCTTTGCCGCCATCTTTGGAACATTGttcaataattgatttagattATGAAATTAAG GTATACGTCAACTTTAAGGGAATTCGCGGAGGTGCTTATATTAAAATTCCAATAATTATAGGAACGATTCCATTAACCAGTTCCCAGCTAGGAGCTACCGCAATTGGATTTATGGTTAATTCTACAGAATCATCGGCACCGCCAGAGACACTAAATTCCGATATTACTTTAGATCCAGATGCTCCACCTCCTCCATATTGTTCATTATACCCGAATATGCGTACGTAA
- the LOC123291650 gene encoding histone acetyltransferase Tip60, which translates to MFDEVDPETSICDSVASLVEGCRLPVRMQGSEDWPLAELVSIKDVRGVKWYYVHYIDFNKRLDEWVTEENLDTRKVQFPRRDGTSNTTGVSTPQKKHIGGGGGGSGNFSSVPNSTDRLSVKQEVSRPSSPLGSSSDSSGLMNGSAVLAAALQKKMNRKRKGTTIENEDSQEALNAATGGQSGPRMSGSMVSHHDDIVTRMKNVEMIELGRHRIKPWYFAPYPQEMVHLPCIYICEFCLKYRKSRKCLERHLDKCNLRHPPGNEIYRKSSISFFEIDGRKNKCYAQNLCLLAKLFLDHKTLYYDTDPFLFYVMTEFDNRGFHIVGYFSKEKESTEDYNVACILTLPPYQRKGYGKLLIEFSYELSKFEGKTGSPEKPLSDLGLLSYRSYWAQTIIDILLTMKPVGDNEKPQITINEICEMTSIKKEDVISTLQNLSLLHYYKGQYIISVSKDIIDSHRSAMDKRSVRIDPKCLHWTPKDWGKRAKW; encoded by the exons atgttcgaCGAAGTTGATCCTGAAACATCAATATGCGATTCAGTT GCGTCGTTGGTGGAAGGATGTCGTTTACCAGTTCGAATGCAAGGAAGCGAAGATTGGc CTCTAGCAGAGCTTGTCAGCATCAAAGATGTACGAGGCGTTAAATGGTATTATGTTCACTATATTGACT TTAACAAACGTCTGGATGAATGGGTAACAGAAGAAAATTTAGATACACGTAAAGTACAATTTCCACGCCGTGATGGAACGAGCAACACAACGGGTGTTTCTACACCACAGAAAAAACATATTGGCGGGGGTGGGGGTGGTAGTGGAAATTTTTCATCCGTACCGAATAGTACAGATCGTTTAAGTGTGAAACAAGAAGTATCACGACCAAGTAGTCCATTGGGTTCCAGTTCTGATTCGAGTGGATTGATGAATGGAAGTGCTGTGTTAGCAGCTGCTCTGCAAAAGAAAATGAATCGTAAACGTAAGGGTACCACAATTGAAAATGAAGATTCACAGGAAGCGTTAAATGCAGCTACAGGTGGACAAAGCGGCCCAAGAATGTCGGGGAGTATGGTATCACATCATGATGATATTGTAACACGaatgaaaaatgttgaaatgaTTGAATTGGGTAGACATCGTATTAAGCCGTGGTATTTTGCACCTTACCCTCAA gagATGGTACATTTGCCATGTATATACATTTGtgagttttgtttgaaatatagaaaaagtagaaaatgttTGGAACGACATTTA GATAAATGCAATTTACGCCACCCGCCAGGCAATGAAATATATCGAAAAAGTAGTATATCATTCTTTGAAATTGATGGTAGAAAGAATAAATGTTATgcacaaaatttatgtttattagcaaaattatttttggatcacaaaacattatattatgatACAGATCCATTCTTATTTTATGTGATGACAGAATTTGATAATCGTGGTTTTCATATTGttggatatttttcaaaagagaaagAATCTACGGAAGATTATAATGTTGCATGTATTTTAACGCTGCCGCCATATCAGCGTAAAGGCTATGGAAAATTGCTTATCGAATTTA gTTACGAACTATCAAAATTTGAAGGTAAAACTGGATCCCCCGAAAAACCATTATCTGATTTAGGTTTATTATCGTATCGTAGTTATTGGGCGCAgacaataattgatattttattaacaatgaaACCAGTTGGTGACAACGAAAAACCACAAATTACTATTAA TGAAATATGTGAAATGACTAGTATTAAAAAAGAGGATGTGATATCgacattacaaaatttatcattattacattattataaaggACAATATATAATATCAGTAAGTAAAGATATAATTGATAGTCATCGTAGTGCAATGGACAAACGATCTGTACGAATTGATCCCAAATGTTTACATTGGACACCTAAAGATTGGGGAAAACGAGCAAAATGgtga
- the LOC123292251 gene encoding dnaJ homolog subfamily C member 28, with the protein MTLRRNIVPTFVIFVYKYNKALDVNVNVHHPFYLFNRQYSQQISNQDYKQYCSVLQVPENSGANDIRDAFIKLAKRFHPDSGHEEANAEKFKEIETAFRILKNHPHTTKVDEIEKSTEKQDIKHVAPQHRQYLSFDGVGSGSPYQRQQEYAKKRAMQAADNVLQHRLNKSSVQPEDKKLKTNDNKNYRHNHKIKTKYGIDRIVEDLIQESMSKGEFNNLPGSGKPLKLNQNFNPYVDFTTHKLNQVLIENGFTPEWITLQKGIREDITKLKSALAEDRKMFNAMPLTDEEERRWEKCLEKYHDTVDKINKKIQYYNLVVPILQKQMVNVNIKKLSKKILEKGVSRCKNTNSNATASTQTISSTKTTTKLSNSGFLRFIGSFINL; encoded by the exons ATGACATTACGCAGAAATATAgt GCCCACCTTCGTGATATTCGTGTATAAATACAACAAAGCCTTAGATGTTAATGTCAATGTACACCAtccattttatttgtttaatagaCAATATTCACAACAAATTTCCAATCAGGATTATAAG CAATATTGTTCAGTATTACAAGTTCCAGAAAATAGTGGAGCAAATGATATACGCGatgcttttataaaattagCAAAACGATTTCATCCAGATAGTGGTCATGAAGAAGCTAATGCTGAAAAGTTTAaggag atTGAAACAGcatttagaatattaaaaaatcatcccCATACAACGAAGGTGGATGAAATCGAAAAGTCAACTGAAAAACAGGAtattaag CATGTAGCGCCACAACATAGACAGTATTTATCATTCGACGGTGTGGGCTCAGGATCGCCATATCAACGACAGCAAGAATATGCGAAAAAGCGTGCAATGCAAGCGGCCGATAATGTGTTACAGCATCGTTTAAATAAATCATCCGTTCAGCCAgaagataaaaaacttaaaacgaatgataataaaaactatagACATAACCATAAAATTAAGACGAA ATATGGTATAGACCGTATTGTTGAAGATTTAATTCAAGAGTCAATGTCAAAAGGTGAATTTAATAATCTTCCAGGAAGTggaaaaccattaaaattaaatcagaaTTTTAATCCATATGTAGATTTTACAACTCACAAATTAAATCag gttttaattgaaaatggttttacaCCCGAATGGATAACACTACAAAAGGGTATACGTGAAGACATAACAAAGTTGAAGAGTGCCCTTGCTGAGGACCGTAAAATGTTTAATGCAATGCCACTGACCGATGAAGAGGAAAGACGTTGGGAAAAATGTCTTGAGAAATATCACGATACAGTAGATaagatcaataaaaaaatccaatattataatttggttgtaccaattttacaaaaacaaatggttaatgtaaatattaaaaaattaagtaaaaagatACTAGAAAAGGGCGTTAGTCGTTGTAAAAATACTAATAGCAATGCAACTGCAAGTACGCAGACAATATCTTCAACAAAAACAACCACAAAATTAAGTAATTCTGGATTTTTACGTTTTATTGGatcgtttattaatttatga
- the LOC123292139 gene encoding translocation protein SEC62: MAEKKKGRKRKDEYIPPGSEQFEKPAKEEYAIAKWLRKNVPTKKTKFLNHNVEYFTAYKAVDALMESHWAKPVKENQPPFFTSRGKVIEYLNTMLRHKFYHRAKKIPVSEQELKARKKGDKKKDDSEEKKKEEQKATESDKRPEDGEGKSGTTVTEKKKRKVRLEMHLDQYFEDGMDAYVWIYDPVPVYYWFFGTLLVLGAIGVCLFPLWPPLVRKGVYYLSIAAIGFLVFIIGLAVLRLIIFCIVWILTLGKHHIWLLPNLTQDVGFFASFWPLYHYEYKGDSNSDKKDSKKKKKKKDKDSDAEDDDSPTRNVDAVSLDSADETTSQSKTVEEERTIESGVETTLPEERRISESESESSQRSSTGRDFEMIDEQELAEST, from the exons atggctgaaaagaaaaaaggaaGAAAACGTAAAGAT GAATACATACCTCCCGGATCTGAACAATTTGAAAAACCTGCTAAAGAAGAGTATGCAATTGCAAAAtggttacgaaaaaatgtacctacaaaaaagacaaaatttcttaatcatAATGTGGAATATTTTactg CATATAAAGCTGTCGATGCCCTTATGGAATCACACTGGGCAAAACCTGTCAAAGAAAATCAACCACCATTTTTTACGAGTCGTGGAAAGGTAATCGAATATTTGAATACAATGTTAcgtcataaattttatcatagagCTAAAAAAATTCCTGTATCGGAGCAAGAACTAAAGGCTCGTAAAAAGGGTGATAAGAAAAAAGATGACagtgaagaaaagaaaaaagaggAACAAAAAGCAACTGAAAGTGATAAACGACCTGAAGATGGCGAAGGAAAATCTGGTACAACAGTG ACCGAAAAGAAGAAACGAAAAGTACGTTTAGAAATGCATTtagatcaatattttgaagatgGAATGGATGCATATGTGTGGATTTATGATCCAGTTCCAGTGTATTATTGGTTCTTTGGTACATTATTAGTATTGGGTGCAATTGGTGTATGTTTATTCCCATTATGGCCTCCATTAGTACG AAAAGGAGTATATTATTTGAGTATAGCTGCAATTGGTTTCCTTGTATTTATAATTGGATTGGCGGTATTACGTTTAATTATATTCTGTATTGTCTGGATTTTAACACTTGGTAAACATCATATTTGGTTGTTGCCAAATTTAACACAAGATGTTGGCTTTTTCGCATCGTTTTGGCCATTGTACCAT TATGAATATAAAGGCGATTCTAATTCTGACAAAAAAgattccaaaaagaaaaaaaagaagaaagataAAGATAGTGATGCTGAAGATGATGATTCGCCAACACGGAATGTAGATGCTGTTAGTCTTGACAGTGCAGATGAAACAACGTCACAATCAAAAACAGTGGAAGAAGAACG AACTATTGAATCAGGTGTTGAAACTACATTACCTGAAGAAAGACGAATTTCTGAAAGTGAAAGTGAATCAAGTCAGCGATCATCAACTGGTCGTGATTTCGAAATGATTGATGAACAGGAGCTTGCTGAATCTACTTAG